One Chlorobaculum limnaeum genomic window carries:
- the rpsF gene encoding 30S ribosomal protein S6: MNTLKQYECTVIIDGGLQDDAIASAMELVKSTITGKGGVINNVLEVGRRKMAYLIRKSSIGYYAHIEFDAAPSVIAEVERVFRYEEAILRFLIIQLSSPLLEMRKRVEKYSVVLGSPEDQAEPEADASAKS; this comes from the coding sequence ATGAATACACTGAAACAGTATGAATGCACCGTCATCATCGACGGCGGCCTTCAGGATGATGCCATCGCCTCCGCAATGGAGCTGGTGAAATCGACGATCACCGGCAAGGGCGGCGTGATCAACAATGTCCTGGAAGTCGGAAGAAGAAAAATGGCTTACCTCATCCGCAAGTCCTCCATCGGTTACTACGCTCACATCGAGTTCGATGCCGCGCCGTCGGTCATTGCCGAAGTCGAACGCGTGTTCCGTTACGAAGAGGCTATCCTGCGGTTCCTCATCATCCAACTGAGCTCCCCGTTGCTCGAAATGCGCAAGCGTGTCGAGAAGTACAGTGTCGTGCTCGGCAGCCCGGAAGACCAGGCTGAACCCGAAGCCGATGCTTCAGCCAAGAGCTGA
- the rpsR gene encoding 30S ribosomal protein S18, producing MRQKSAPAQGNKSLSNALASKKKVSKNQVVFFDYRDERKLKRFINDQGKIIPRRITGLSAKEQSLLTHSIKWARFLAIIPYVADEYK from the coding sequence ATGAGACAGAAATCAGCACCGGCACAGGGCAACAAATCATTGAGCAACGCTCTGGCATCAAAAAAGAAAGTGTCGAAAAACCAGGTGGTTTTTTTTGACTATCGCGATGAGCGCAAACTGAAACGCTTCATCAACGACCAGGGAAAAATCATTCCCCGCCGCATTACCGGCCTGTCGGCCAAAGAGCAGAGCCTGCTCACCCATTCCATCAAATGGGCGAGGTTCCTGGCGATCATTCCCTACGTTGCCGACGAATACAAGTAA
- the ssb gene encoding single-stranded DNA-binding protein, with translation MAELKMPEINSVIIAGNLTKDPVFRQTNSGGTPVVNFSIACNRRFRDSNHQWQEDVCYVGVVAWNKLAESCRDNLRKSSAVLVDGELQSRTWKAQDGTSRTVVEIKARRIQFLNKRKKNGEEDEEGFIEDESHDSHHGHLDDDGHMYEYKYLTSD, from the coding sequence ATGGCGGAACTGAAAATGCCTGAAATCAACAGCGTCATAATTGCCGGCAACCTTACCAAGGATCCGGTCTTCAGACAGACCAATTCAGGCGGGACGCCAGTTGTCAATTTTTCCATTGCGTGCAATCGTCGCTTCAGGGACAGCAACCATCAGTGGCAGGAGGATGTCTGCTACGTCGGTGTCGTTGCCTGGAACAAGCTTGCCGAAAGCTGCCGCGACAATCTGAGGAAAAGCTCGGCAGTGCTTGTCGATGGCGAGTTGCAGAGTCGCACCTGGAAAGCGCAGGATGGCACATCGAGGACCGTGGTCGAAATCAAGGCCAGGAGGATTCAGTTCCTCAACAAAAGAAAGAAAAACGGAGAGGAAGACGAAGAGGGCTTTATCGAAGATGAATCGCATGATTCCCATCATGGTCATCTCGACGATGACGGGCACATGTACGAGTACAAGTACCTCACTTCCGACTGA
- a CDS encoding DUF6858 family protein produces the protein MKQTLLQEKYPIYILELDKEETSCRSVDEIVAYYREKIESHPFAVLIGEFDHYGHTTLLPEGQIGEGITAARNIVFCFGKELMNPKMLAVRPRSIGVAEMGGHFVISFLEAPNPMANTTMEEWTLALRNPVTA, from the coding sequence ATGAAACAAACTCTTCTTCAGGAAAAATACCCCATCTACATCCTCGAGCTTGACAAAGAAGAGACCAGTTGCCGCAGCGTCGATGAGATCGTAGCCTATTACCGCGAGAAGATCGAATCGCATCCCTTCGCCGTACTTATCGGTGAGTTCGATCATTATGGCCACACCACTCTTTTACCAGAGGGGCAGATCGGTGAGGGAATCACCGCCGCCAGGAACATCGTGTTCTGTTTCGGAAAAGAGTTGATGAACCCCAAGATGCTTGCTGTTCGTCCGCGCTCTATCGGCGTGGCCGAGATGGGCGGGCACTTCGTCATCAGCTTCCTCGAAGCGCCAAATCCGATGGCCAACACAACGATGGAGGAGTGGACGCTGGCTCTGAGGAATCCGGTTACCGCCTGA
- the rplI gene encoding 50S ribosomal protein L9: protein MKIILRKDVATLGDAGEVVTVKNGYANNFLIPQGYAIRATEGTLKALETEKKQQARKIELQRKNARELSAKLEQMTLKVLAKAGESGKLFGTVTAGDIAEALKAQGVEIDRRKIQLEAPIKSLGKFEADAKLFMDITAKLTIEVEAEGASAE from the coding sequence GTGAAAATAATTTTAAGAAAAGATGTGGCAACCCTTGGCGATGCCGGTGAAGTGGTCACCGTCAAGAACGGGTATGCCAATAACTTCCTGATACCGCAGGGATATGCCATCCGCGCCACCGAAGGCACGCTGAAGGCGCTCGAAACCGAAAAGAAGCAGCAGGCGCGCAAGATCGAGCTTCAGCGCAAGAACGCTCGCGAGCTTTCTGCAAAGCTGGAGCAGATGACGCTGAAGGTTCTCGCCAAGGCTGGCGAGTCCGGCAAGCTGTTCGGCACCGTGACCGCGGGCGACATTGCCGAGGCGCTCAAAGCGCAGGGCGTCGAGATCGACCGCCGCAAAATCCAGCTCGAAGCACCGATCAAGTCTCTCGGCAAGTTCGAGGCCGATGCGAAGCTTTTCATGGATATTACGGCAAAGCTCACCATCGAGGTCGAAGCTGAAGGCGCTTCCGCGGAGTAA